A single window of Bordetella genomosp. 11 DNA harbors:
- a CDS encoding alpha/beta fold hydrolase encodes MSADYPFPIHSPDPAEAGLAHAVSGNAPPLLLVHGSLCDLRYWKAQAPALSRDFRVYAVSLPGYWPAGPDADLAAFSVENHATALAAFIDRHCGGSAHVVGHSRGGRIAFELARRHPGKVRGLVLADPGLMLDERDDSRDDFRRRALDCIQAGNVEQGLALFIDTVSGADTWRRMVPWFKEMAIANAHTLAAQAQEAPYVLTEKDARAVTHPTLLIGGALSPHPYPAILDALQNWLPHAQSLRIAGSSHGMNLGNPRAFNEAVRRFLAA; translated from the coding sequence ATGTCCGCCGATTATCCGTTTCCAATTCATTCCCCCGACCCCGCCGAAGCCGGGTTGGCCCATGCCGTCTCGGGCAATGCCCCCCCGCTCCTGCTGGTCCACGGATCGTTGTGCGATTTGCGCTACTGGAAGGCACAGGCGCCGGCGCTGTCGCGCGACTTCCGGGTTTATGCGGTCAGCCTGCCGGGGTACTGGCCCGCCGGCCCGGATGCCGACCTGGCGGCGTTTTCGGTGGAAAACCACGCCACTGCCCTTGCTGCGTTCATCGACCGGCATTGCGGCGGCAGCGCGCACGTCGTGGGACATTCGCGCGGCGGGCGCATTGCATTCGAACTGGCGCGCCGCCATCCCGGCAAGGTGCGGGGACTGGTACTGGCCGACCCCGGCCTGATGCTGGACGAACGCGACGACAGCCGCGACGACTTTCGCCGTCGCGCGCTGGACTGCATCCAGGCCGGCAATGTCGAACAGGGGTTGGCCCTGTTCATCGACACGGTCAGCGGCGCGGATACCTGGCGCCGCATGGTGCCCTGGTTCAAGGAAATGGCGATCGCCAATGCCCACACCCTGGCGGCGCAGGCGCAGGAAGCCCCCTACGTGCTGACCGAAAAGGACGCGCGCGCCGTCACGCATCCGACGCTGCTGATCGGCGGCGCCCTCAGTCCGCATCCCTACCCCGCCATCCTGGATGCCTTGCAGAACTGGCTGCCGCACGCGCAGTCCTTGCGCATCGCGGGTTCATCCCATGGCATGAACCTGGGGAACCCGCGCGCGTTCAACGAAGCGGTCCGCCGCTTCCTGGCGGCGTAG
- a CDS encoding MgtC/SapB family protein: MDTLTGTIWQTLQEEFSDIGDAAAYTRIVIRLVLAVLLGGMIGYERERSGKAAGLRTHMLVALGAALFVLAPLQAGMAVDDVGRVLQGIISGIGFLGAGAIIKSSAQGEIKGLTTAASIWLTAAIGIAAGMGKEVLAIVSALLALAILDLLHRLERRIGNGTP, encoded by the coding sequence ATGGACACCCTTACCGGCACCATTTGGCAGACGCTGCAGGAAGAATTTTCCGATATCGGCGATGCGGCAGCCTATACGCGCATCGTCATCCGCCTAGTCCTCGCCGTGCTGCTGGGCGGCATGATCGGCTACGAACGCGAACGCAGCGGCAAGGCGGCCGGCCTGAGAACGCATATGCTGGTCGCGCTGGGCGCGGCGCTGTTCGTGCTGGCGCCGCTGCAGGCCGGCATGGCGGTGGACGACGTGGGGCGCGTCCTGCAAGGCATTATTTCGGGTATTGGCTTCCTGGGCGCCGGCGCCATCATCAAGTCCAGCGCGCAAGGCGAGATCAAGGGGCTGACGACGGCCGCCAGCATCTGGCTGACCGCCGCCATCGGCATCGCGGCCGGCATGGGCAAGGAAGTCCTGGCCATCGTAAGCGCCCTGCTGGCGCTGGCGATCCTGGATCTGCTGCACCGGCTGGAGCGGCGCATCGGCAACGGTACGCCCTGA